TATTAAAAGAAGGCTGAGGCTGAGGCTAAGAGGTAGAGGGGCTTGAGTTCATTGATAAATTGTTACATTGATAAAAAAGAGGCTGAGGCTGAGGCTAAGGCTAAGAGTAGAAAGGCGACGGTCAGATTGTTACATGGTTACATTGTCAAATTATTGATTATAAGCACAAGAGTTAGAAGATTCTGGCAAATTTTGCCAACTGCTTTTTGCCAACTGCCAACTCAAATAATAAATTCAAGTATTTATGCATCAAACGTTAAACCTCAAACATAATATTATGGATCTATCGACAACATACATGGGACTGGAGCTGAAAAACCCCATCATCGTAGGGAGCTCTGAACTGACCAACAAGGCAAAAAAGATCAAAAAGCTGGCCGATGCCGGGGCTGGTGCTGTGGTGCTGAAATCCCTCTTCGAAGAACAGATCATGATGGAGGTGGATGCCCAGCGCGTCAATAACATGTACGGGTCTTTCAATGACGTGGAAAACTATGTGGCTTTCTATACCAAAAAGCACAACCTGGATAAATACCTCAATCTTATAAGGGAATCAAAAGACGCTGTAGATATCCCCGTCATTGCAAGCATCAACTGTATTTCTTCCAGCGAATGGGTGGATTTTGCCAGGCAAATTGAAAAAGCCGGAGCCGACGGCCTGGAGCTCAACGTGTTCATTATGCCCAATGATCCCTCCTATGATGGCTCCACCCTTGAAAAGGTGTATTTTGACGTGGTAAACAACATCCAACAGCATATAAGCATTCCCGTGGCATTGAAGCTTGGTACGTATTTTTCCGGTTTGGCCAGAACATTCATTGACCTCTCCAAAACCGGTATTTCCGCCATGGTGCTTTTCAACCGTTTTTACTCACCAGATGTCAACCTGGATAAGGAAGAGATCAGGCCCTCCCACATCTTCAGCCATCCTCATGATATCAGCACTTCCCTGCGGTGGATCGGTATGCTTTACGACCAGGTAGAATGCGACCTCTCCGCTTCCACGGGAGTACATGACGGCCATGCAGTGATTAAAAACATTCTGGTCGGTGCCAAAGCCACCCATGTGGTATCGGCGCTGTATAAAA
This DNA window, taken from Bacteroidales bacterium, encodes the following:
- a CDS encoding dihydroorotate dehydrogenase-like protein; amino-acid sequence: MDLSTTYMGLELKNPIIVGSSELTNKAKKIKKLADAGAGAVVLKSLFEEQIMMEVDAQRVNNMYGSFNDVENYVAFYTKKHNLDKYLNLIRESKDAVDIPVIASINCISSSEWVDFARQIEKAGADGLELNVFIMPNDPSYDGSTLEKVYFDVVNNIQQHISIPVALKLGTYFSGLARTFIDLSKTGISAMVLFNRFYSPDVNLDKEEIRPSHIFSHPHDISTSLRWIGMLYDQVECDLSASTGVHDGHAVIKNILVGAKATHVVSALYKNSESHIGTMLQQMESWMDSKGYQSLADFRGKLSQAHIKQPMMYERSQFMRYYSNYGDAKY